One Oscillospiraceae bacterium DNA window includes the following coding sequences:
- a CDS encoding phage tail family protein, whose protein sequence is MISIKRSDNTEFVFGTVFKILSLSGAGNLEVDIFSEKKAAGNGDIITGQRIPSRIITITAACVSSALNDISRRTASRFFNPNYTYKMYINYKDNPVWIPCVVDSIDLPTSNIYVSQVMTLIMFCSDPYFRSVDEFGKDIAGNTPMMGFPLLSSLTSGFITGLFTYPEFVYIENDGDTETFCRAVVVAYGAVTGFKLSKDVNTYVKFNQALSVGDELVLDFINASVTLNGVNANRYIDRASTFFAIDTGGCNISFSADDGTTLLSCTIYYNKLYAGV, encoded by the coding sequence ATGATCTCAATAAAGCGGTCAGATAATACAGAATTTGTTTTTGGGACAGTATTTAAAATACTGTCCCTTTCCGGTGCGGGTAATCTTGAAGTCGATATTTTCAGTGAAAAAAAGGCTGCCGGAAACGGTGATATCATAACCGGGCAACGTATACCGTCACGAATCATTACCATAACGGCGGCTTGTGTATCATCGGCGCTCAATGATATTTCACGGAGAACAGCAAGCAGATTTTTCAACCCGAATTATACTTATAAAATGTACATCAACTACAAAGACAATCCTGTATGGATTCCTTGCGTTGTTGACAGTATTGATTTACCCACATCGAATATTTATGTCAGTCAGGTTATGACATTAATAATGTTTTGCTCTGATCCATATTTCAGATCAGTAGATGAATTCGGTAAAGATATCGCCGGTAATACGCCTATGATGGGATTTCCTTTGTTATCGTCGCTTACATCGGGATTCATAACAGGTTTATTCACCTATCCCGAATTTGTATATATTGAAAATGATGGCGATACAGAAACCTTCTGCCGTGCTGTAGTGGTCGCATATGGAGCCGTAACCGGCTTCAAATTATCCAAAGACGTAAATACATATGTAAAATTCAATCAGGCGCTTTCTGTCGGAGATGAGCTTGTTTTGGATTTTATAAATGCTTCTGTAACGCTTAACGGCGTTAATGCGAATCGGTATATTGACCGGGCATCGACATTTTTCGCGATTGATACCGGTGGATGTAATATATCATTTAGCGCTGATGACGGAACAACATTGCTGTCCTGCACTATTTATTATAATAAGCTTTATGCAGGGGTGTGA
- a CDS encoding siphovirus ReqiPepy6 Gp37-like family protein, which yields MNLFALDSSLNMICQIKNTIVIMWIRRYYECGEFSVYMPAVDYSIDMAYIYTPDRLETGIIQKVQYDDKLSGEYITLSGFFLEKRLDDRIIYPRYRGSGNIESIGRSLITSYGSDIPKLTLGAASGHGTTISMQETGAELGKRIYKLYQTQEMSFRLNYVFTDDKIYFETYQGLDRTQGQSVNNFVVFSKGFHNVSNVQYIHDISNHKNYAVIGGEGEGTNRTYVIVDKSDSGLKRMIFVDARNLQMDSAQTQAEYESDLKQRGNEALDDYQIVESLDFDVIANSGYKYRVDYDLGDKCDIVISKLGLSYSARIVEAREVIKENYSTVELLVGSKTPTLYKKIKMEA from the coding sequence ATGAATTTATTCGCGCTTGATAGCAGCTTAAATATGATATGCCAAATAAAAAATACCATAGTGATAATGTGGATTCGCCGTTATTATGAATGCGGAGAATTTTCTGTTTATATGCCGGCCGTTGATTACAGTATTGATATGGCGTATATATACACCCCGGATAGACTAGAAACAGGCATTATTCAAAAAGTTCAATATGATGATAAACTCTCCGGCGAATACATAACGCTAAGTGGCTTCTTTCTTGAAAAGAGACTTGATGACAGAATAATTTATCCCAGGTATCGCGGATCAGGTAATATAGAATCAATAGGACGTAGCCTCATTACTTCATACGGAAGCGATATACCGAAGCTTACTCTCGGCGCTGCCTCAGGGCATGGCACAACGATTTCTATGCAGGAAACAGGAGCTGAGCTCGGAAAACGTATATACAAACTATATCAGACGCAAGAGATGTCTTTCAGGCTTAATTATGTTTTTACAGACGATAAAATATATTTTGAAACATATCAGGGGCTTGATCGAACACAAGGCCAGTCTGTAAATAACTTTGTAGTCTTTTCTAAAGGCTTTCATAATGTAAGCAATGTTCAATATATACACGATATCAGTAATCATAAAAATTACGCCGTTATAGGCGGGGAAGGCGAAGGAACAAATCGTACTTATGTAATTGTTGATAAGTCTGACAGCGGCTTAAAACGCATGATCTTCGTTGATGCACGGAACTTACAAATGGATAGCGCACAAACACAAGCAGAATATGAATCCGATCTAAAACAGCGCGGAAATGAAGCTCTCGACGATTACCAAATTGTCGAGAGCCTTGATTTTGATGTAATAGCAAACAGCGGATATAAATACCGCGTTGATTATGATCTAGGAGATAAATGCGATATTGTTATATCAAAACTGGGCTTGTCATATTCGGCACGAATTGTAGAAGCGCGTGAAGTCATAAAAGAAAATTACAGCACAGTCGAACTGCTTGTCGGAAGCAAGACACCGACATTATATAAAAAAATAAAAATGGAGGCATAA
- a CDS encoding CD1375 family protein, whose product MAKIYADLLIAGRKTWNDIPLRIKDSVNVVLNQYVTEGKISSAKYQEITT is encoded by the coding sequence ATGGCTAAAATCTATGCTGATTTACTGATCGCCGGGCGTAAAACATGGAACGATATACCGTTACGAATAAAAGATTCTGTGAATGTAGTCTTAAACCAGTATGTTACTGAAGGCAAGATTTCATCAGCGAAATATCAGGAAATTACAACTTGA
- a CDS encoding serine/threonine protein kinase has translation MNNDILTNLIFPIIVAACVAFFSYVSSKRQKEYEKQTAELKKKFEAKEKAAEEREKRQEEFMVLLVKMGGASLALGEANSIALQSGKCNGETHKALEYAQQVKHENKDFLTSMGVKSIFETIGG, from the coding sequence ATGAATAATGACATTTTAACCAATCTTATATTTCCAATAATTGTGGCGGCGTGTGTCGCCTTTTTTAGTTATGTATCTTCGAAACGGCAAAAGGAATACGAAAAGCAAACCGCTGAACTTAAAAAGAAATTTGAAGCGAAGGAAAAAGCCGCCGAGGAACGCGAAAAACGGCAGGAAGAATTTATGGTTTTGCTTGTAAAAATGGGCGGTGCATCGTTGGCTTTGGGTGAAGCAAATTCCATAGCTCTTCAGAGCGGTAAATGTAATGGCGAAACACATAAAGCACTGGAATATGCTCAGCAGGTCAAGCATGAAAACAAGGATTTTTTAACATCGATGGGTGTTAAATCAATATTTGAAACTATAGGAGGTTGA
- a CDS encoding NlpC/P60 family protein, producing MAKAAKGLVDYCKAQLGKPYWYGSFGQFANTSDLDWYAKTYPVYWSDSRVTLAREKHIGQKVHDCVGLIKGYLWSADANSPAKYREDQDVSANGMRTKCTEKGDISTIPEIPGTLVFMSGHVGVYIGNGEVIEARGFQYGVVKTQLANRPWKWWGKCPWIDYSVSSAANSSQLKAGDRVAILPGAKYTNGKSIPERFIGKTMNVMSVSKDGANALILQLFSRIALQYLKKI from the coding sequence ATGGCAAAAGCAGCAAAAGGTCTTGTCGATTATTGCAAGGCACAGCTCGGAAAGCCGTATTGGTACGGTTCCTTTGGGCAGTTTGCAAACACAAGCGATCTCGACTGGTATGCGAAGACATACCCAGTGTACTGGTCTGATTCCCGTGTCACACTTGCGAGGGAAAAGCATATCGGTCAAAAGGTTCACGATTGTGTAGGGCTCATAAAGGGCTATCTGTGGAGCGCGGACGCAAACAGCCCGGCAAAGTACCGCGAAGATCAGGACGTTTCCGCAAACGGTATGCGCACAAAATGCACAGAAAAAGGCGACATAAGCACAATTCCTGAAATACCTGGTACGCTTGTATTCATGTCCGGCCATGTCGGCGTGTACATAGGTAACGGCGAAGTAATCGAAGCTCGCGGCTTCCAGTACGGCGTTGTAAAAACTCAGCTCGCTAATCGTCCGTGGAAGTGGTGGGGTAAATGCCCGTGGATTGATTACAGCGTTTCATCGGCAGCAAATAGCTCTCAACTCAAAGCCGGCGACCGCGTGGCGATTCTTCCCGGAGCGAAGTACACAAACGGCAAAAGCATTCCGGAGAGGTTCATCGGTAAAACAATGAATGTAATGAGCGTGTCAAAGGACGGAGCAAACGCTCTTATCCTTCAGCTCTTCAGCCGGATCGCGCTCCAGTATTTGAAAAAGATATGA
- a CDS encoding cysteine desulfurase family protein, which translates to MIYADNAATTKLDINVFEAMKPYLLEEYGNASQPYSFSRSAKAAIKNARQTVALCINAKPDEIYFTSGGTESDNWAIKGSAFSDADYKTTITSQIEHHAVLNACVTIKRLRYPVVYLRAIKDGVITPTELESVINNRTRLVSVMLVNNEIGTIQPVKELCSIAHAHGAVFHTDAVQALGHIPVDVHELGVDMLSASAHKFNGPKGIGFLYIRKGTIIVPYADGGAQEFGFRAGTENVASIVGMATALKANCEKLDKNTAQIKGLERLLIEKLNDASIQFVRNGGNNTLPGLLSLSFTGAEGEAILHRMDLLGISISTGSACDSMHTEISHVLQAIRLDKTLANRTIRISLGKNNTVEDVEAIATALKKIECDR; encoded by the coding sequence ATGATCTACGCCGACAATGCGGCAACAACAAAACTTGATATTAATGTGTTTGAAGCGATGAAACCATATCTGCTTGAAGAGTACGGAAATGCTTCTCAGCCATATTCATTCTCGCGATCTGCTAAGGCAGCAATTAAAAATGCCAGACAGACGGTAGCTTTGTGTATAAATGCCAAACCAGACGAAATTTATTTTACATCAGGTGGTACCGAAAGCGATAACTGGGCGATTAAAGGATCGGCTTTTTCAGATGCTGATTACAAAACAACGATTACTTCTCAAATCGAACACCATGCTGTGCTCAATGCTTGCGTTACTATTAAACGGTTGCGTTATCCTGTAGTATATCTTCGAGCAATAAAAGACGGTGTGATCACACCAACTGAGCTGGAAAGTGTAATAAATAATAGAACTCGATTAGTGTCCGTTATGCTCGTTAATAACGAAATCGGTACCATCCAGCCCGTGAAAGAGCTTTGTTCTATTGCCCATGCTCACGGCGCGGTATTCCACACTGACGCAGTACAAGCATTAGGTCATATACCGGTTGATGTGCACGAGCTCGGAGTAGATATGTTATCTGCGTCTGCGCACAAATTTAACGGTCCTAAGGGCATTGGTTTCTTGTATATTCGTAAAGGAACCATAATTGTTCCATATGCTGATGGTGGTGCTCAGGAGTTTGGGTTCCGGGCTGGAACCGAAAATGTCGCGTCCATCGTTGGAATGGCGACAGCCTTGAAAGCGAATTGCGAAAAGCTTGACAAGAACACAGCACAGATAAAAGGCCTTGAGCGACTTCTCATAGAAAAGTTGAATGATGCTAGCATTCAGTTTGTGCGTAATGGAGGCAACAATACGCTGCCAGGTTTGTTGAGCCTGTCTTTTACTGGCGCTGAAGGAGAAGCGATTCTCCATCGTATGGACCTGCTAGGGATAAGCATATCTACAGGGTCTGCTTGCGACAGCATGCATACAGAAATTTCCCACGTGCTGCAAGCTATCCGACTAGATAAAACACTTGCTAATAGAACCATACGGATTTCACTTGGAAAGAACAATACGGTTGAGGATGTCGAGGCAATTGCTACGGCACTGAAGAAAATTGAATGTGATAGATAG
- a CDS encoding BREX system Lon protease-like protein BrxL, producing the protein MYDVDKLREHFPATTVYKDQSVMAMFKSAKIEAFLRDWIFKRKAGPNGKIENVDQLSQYIAEIIPHRSDKERLEDEARSIGETRPFLAKVNISFNASANYYSFEIPDLGFSYAHTIIEDYVWDRIKDELIGEAGGWGLVKLGYMPPEGNKKNGRFTLLDYKNFCPYEVSVDAYREARSHYEDTEEWMDILLGAIDYNADGFSKKGWIEQDVWLAKHTMLTRLLPFIQPRINLIELAPQQTGKSYIFGKTGKYGWLSGGGSLSRAKLFLDMRPGSHSKGLVTFSDFVAIDEIKSIKFTNDKEMAGILKGYMEDGFVNVGGTRVEGEAGIIFLGNIDVNNMDGTKDMFSELPDIFRDSALLQRVHGFIPGYHIPSLSPNMYVSGWALNTEYFTEIIHKLRSPAETMRYRSLVESLVEVSNKSGDTSGREQEAIMRLCTAYMKLFFPHADSVLIEDEKFKHDFNKYCLQPAKRMQETVLQQMKIINPNEFVSKGFSTYSVRY; encoded by the coding sequence ATGTACGACGTAGATAAATTGAGGGAGCATTTCCCTGCTACTACGGTTTATAAAGACCAGTCTGTAATGGCCATGTTTAAATCAGCGAAAATTGAAGCATTTTTACGTGACTGGATTTTTAAACGTAAAGCTGGTCCTAATGGGAAAATTGAAAACGTTGACCAGTTAAGCCAATACATTGCGGAAATCATCCCCCACAGAAGTGATAAAGAACGATTAGAGGACGAGGCTCGCTCCATTGGGGAAACACGCCCTTTTCTTGCAAAGGTAAACATATCATTCAACGCCAGCGCCAATTACTATAGCTTTGAAATACCCGATTTGGGCTTCTCATATGCTCATACAATTATTGAAGACTATGTCTGGGATAGAATAAAGGATGAGTTGATTGGTGAAGCCGGCGGTTGGGGGTTAGTTAAGCTCGGTTATATGCCACCAGAGGGGAACAAGAAAAACGGACGTTTTACTCTCCTGGATTATAAAAACTTCTGCCCTTATGAAGTAAGTGTTGATGCTTATAGAGAAGCGCGGTCACATTATGAGGATACGGAAGAATGGATGGACATCCTTTTGGGTGCCATCGATTATAATGCTGACGGTTTTAGCAAAAAAGGATGGATAGAGCAGGACGTGTGGTTGGCTAAGCACACAATGCTAACTCGATTGTTACCGTTTATTCAGCCACGTATTAATCTTATTGAACTTGCGCCACAGCAAACTGGTAAGTCTTATATTTTTGGGAAAACTGGTAAGTATGGATGGCTATCAGGCGGTGGTAGTTTAAGCCGCGCTAAACTATTTCTAGATATGCGTCCTGGTTCACACTCTAAAGGGCTTGTAACATTTAGTGATTTCGTTGCCATAGATGAAATAAAATCAATTAAATTTACAAACGACAAAGAGATGGCTGGTATTCTTAAAGGATATATGGAGGATGGATTTGTTAACGTAGGCGGCACCAGAGTTGAGGGAGAAGCGGGAATTATTTTTCTCGGAAATATTGATGTTAATAACATGGATGGAACAAAGGATATGTTTAGCGAGTTACCAGATATTTTTCGAGATAGTGCACTTCTTCAGCGTGTTCATGGTTTTATTCCCGGATACCACATCCCTTCTTTATCGCCGAATATGTATGTCAGCGGATGGGCACTCAACACAGAATATTTTACTGAAATTATACATAAACTGCGCAGTCCAGCAGAAACCATGCGCTATAGAAGTCTTGTTGAATCATTGGTCGAAGTAAGCAACAAATCGGGAGACACATCAGGACGTGAACAGGAAGCTATTATGCGTCTTTGCACTGCGTATATGAAATTGTTCTTTCCTCATGCTGACTCTGTTCTTATTGAGGACGAAAAATTCAAACATGATTTTAACAAGTATTGTTTACAACCGGCTAAACGAATGCAGGAAACAGTGCTTCAGCAGATGAAAATAATAAATCCTAATGAGTTTGTTAGCAAAGGCTTTTCTACATACAGTGTGAGGTATTAA
- the pglZ gene encoding BREX-4 system phosphatase PglZ yields MEYTVNSYQKLDEKPQARIELYPNNNEAAKLLAMHITSGCKQIYIWELLDENSSTLPLPTKIIKLIGEKAIGVPAASVVLGVDAYLSLLDEQNKQQFHLAIRQILDEQKLNVVFLMSSSMFSAHSFLNPKYENSLQLIRISGTISEQPAPQIFVYPERFVPQDTNFCNYKDLMKHLGQDVDSSKYIVVLPSVAIMQAGLSSDVHFVFEAHEIAFSYYSVELPFNDKTIDDLLIECRTQNLSPEETAESLFGSIHISTNRALKRLLQLKTDKFWVAFIWLLKQRIDNTSYLSKVLCDSIKPDDLLRKYIVDTAVNCVINDDSKIKQYAAERAEALSSLGIPFEPLIVDFINKVKIYKSALPFLNCGTVTERCELIRRAGELDLVARLPAEFNTLCPVLGDYLSSVSCGNSTLDTYFKEYRRNSIKNEVSSSFVDLAFKNSAPIASIKMRDSILTDLSTQNDTALLIVDGMGVEYLPFLISTAARQGLTVSYYEVAAARLPSSTTYNKIQWNPELVLDGVNSVDNIAHYGASKHEKCTSERNLLAALDELGIEVFKRVVAGLSAHAQVIVTSDHGTSKLAVTAHNFGFSETLPWSGDPDDWRFSVAPENSPVPDGMESFYNPSSGKTYWMVRGYNRLPKKGPKLYALHGGATLEERLVPIIIFTASKDGTSMPIQKKKIDEQLIEKKDFDI; encoded by the coding sequence ATGGAATACACCGTTAATTCGTATCAAAAACTGGATGAGAAGCCGCAAGCGAGAATCGAACTATACCCGAATAATAATGAGGCGGCAAAACTGCTTGCTATGCATATTACATCCGGTTGCAAGCAGATTTACATTTGGGAATTGCTTGATGAGAACTCATCAACGCTCCCATTGCCTACGAAAATCATAAAGCTCATAGGAGAAAAAGCCATTGGTGTTCCAGCAGCCTCAGTGGTACTGGGTGTTGATGCTTATTTATCTCTATTAGATGAGCAAAACAAGCAGCAATTTCATCTTGCCATACGGCAAATACTGGATGAGCAGAAACTGAACGTTGTTTTCCTAATGAGTAGCTCTATGTTTAGTGCACACTCATTTTTAAATCCGAAATACGAAAACTCACTGCAACTGATTCGTATTTCAGGAACAATTTCTGAACAGCCTGCGCCACAGATTTTCGTTTACCCAGAACGATTTGTACCGCAAGATACAAATTTCTGTAACTACAAGGATTTGATGAAGCATTTGGGGCAGGATGTAGATTCCAGCAAATATATCGTTGTTCTTCCTTCTGTTGCAATCATGCAAGCAGGACTAAGCAGCGATGTGCATTTTGTTTTTGAAGCACACGAAATCGCATTCTCTTATTATTCAGTTGAGCTTCCTTTTAACGATAAGACAATCGACGATTTATTGATCGAATGTAGAACGCAAAATCTCTCGCCAGAGGAGACTGCTGAGAGTTTGTTTGGTTCAATACATATTTCAACAAATCGCGCGCTCAAAAGATTGCTTCAGCTTAAGACGGATAAATTCTGGGTTGCGTTTATATGGCTTCTCAAACAGCGCATCGATAATACTTCATACCTATCAAAGGTTTTGTGTGATTCAATTAAGCCTGATGACTTGCTCCGCAAATATATTGTGGATACGGCAGTCAATTGTGTAATAAATGATGATAGCAAAATCAAGCAATATGCTGCTGAACGTGCTGAAGCACTCAGTTCGCTTGGTATTCCCTTTGAACCATTGATTGTTGACTTTATTAACAAAGTCAAAATATATAAAAGTGCTTTACCTTTTTTAAATTGTGGTACAGTCACAGAACGCTGTGAACTGATACGCCGTGCGGGAGAATTAGACTTGGTGGCCAGGCTTCCTGCAGAATTTAATACGCTTTGCCCAGTATTAGGAGATTACCTATCTTCAGTTTCATGCGGAAATAGCACACTCGACACCTATTTCAAAGAGTATAGAAGGAACAGCATTAAGAACGAAGTATCAAGTAGCTTTGTTGATTTAGCATTTAAAAACAGTGCGCCTATTGCATCAATAAAAATGCGCGATTCAATCTTAACAGATTTGTCCACTCAAAATGATACTGCATTACTAATTGTAGATGGCATGGGCGTGGAATATTTGCCATTCCTTATTTCTACTGCAGCACGACAAGGCTTAACTGTTTCCTATTATGAGGTTGCAGCAGCGCGTCTCCCTTCATCCACGACATATAATAAAATACAATGGAATCCGGAACTTGTTCTTGATGGTGTTAACAGTGTTGACAATATCGCTCACTATGGAGCCTCAAAGCACGAAAAATGTACATCAGAGAGAAATCTTCTTGCGGCTTTAGACGAATTGGGAATTGAAGTGTTTAAACGTGTTGTGGCTGGATTGTCGGCGCACGCTCAGGTAATAGTTACATCAGACCATGGAACATCGAAGCTTGCTGTAACTGCTCATAATTTTGGTTTTAGCGAAACTCTACCGTGGAGTGGCGACCCAGACGATTGGCGATTTTCTGTCGCACCAGAAAACTCTCCGGTGCCTGATGGTATGGAATCTTTTTATAATCCATCCAGCGGTAAAACCTACTGGATGGTTCGAGGATATAACAGGTTGCCCAAAAAAGGGCCAAAACTATATGCGCTGCATGGAGGCGCTACTCTTGAGGAACGTTTAGTACCAATTATAATTTTCACAGCATCAAAAGACGGAACTTCTATGCCGATTCAAAAGAAGAAGATAGATGAGCAACTAATCGAAAAAAAAGATTTCGATATTTAG